The Streptomyces clavuligerus genome includes a region encoding these proteins:
- a CDS encoding glycine betaine ABC transporter substrate-binding protein → MRRRTAGALAVLALPLLPVACSTHVTTDANSGATAAVGSGSIKADAALTGRTLTVSSKDFTESIVLGQITKLALQAAGAKVKDKTNIKGSANTRAALTSKEVDLYWDYTGTGWIIYLKHTDPVKGAAAQFKAVADEDRAKNGVRWLTPAPADNTFALAVLSAKARQWKLTSLSDFAAFARSRPADATVCLESEFSTRNDGWPGLIRAYGIDIPKSNIKLVDTGVVYTETAKGTTCNFGEVFATDGRITNLKLTTLEDDRQFFPVYNPALTLRTETADSYPSIGQIMAPIAARLDNATLRGLNAQVAVDGLPPDRVAEGWLKKNGFIG, encoded by the coding sequence TTGCGCCGCCGTACCGCCGGAGCCCTCGCGGTGCTGGCCCTTCCGCTGCTGCCGGTCGCCTGCTCCACCCATGTCACCACCGACGCCAACAGCGGTGCCACGGCGGCCGTGGGCTCCGGCTCGATCAAGGCCGACGCGGCGCTGACGGGCCGGACCCTCACCGTCAGCTCCAAGGACTTCACCGAGAGCATCGTCCTCGGCCAGATCACCAAACTCGCCCTCCAGGCGGCCGGCGCCAAGGTCAAGGACAAGACCAACATCAAGGGCAGCGCCAACACCCGGGCGGCGCTGACCTCGAAGGAAGTCGATCTGTACTGGGACTACACGGGCACCGGCTGGATCATCTACCTCAAGCACACCGACCCGGTGAAGGGCGCCGCGGCCCAGTTCAAGGCCGTGGCCGACGAGGACAGGGCCAAGAACGGCGTGCGCTGGCTGACTCCCGCGCCCGCCGACAACACCTTCGCCCTCGCGGTGCTGTCGGCCAAGGCCCGGCAGTGGAAGCTGACGTCCCTCAGCGACTTCGCCGCCTTCGCCAGAAGCCGCCCGGCCGACGCCACCGTCTGTCTGGAGAGCGAGTTCTCCACCCGCAACGACGGCTGGCCGGGCCTGATCCGCGCCTATGGGATCGACATCCCCAAGAGCAATATCAAACTGGTGGACACCGGTGTGGTCTACACCGAGACCGCCAAGGGCACCACCTGCAACTTCGGCGAGGTCTTCGCCACCGACGGGCGCATCACCAACCTCAAGCTGACCACCCTGGAGGACGACAGGCAGTTCTTCCCGGTCTACAACCCGGCGCTCACCCTGCGCACGGAGACCGCCGACAGCTATCCGTCCATCGGCCAGATCATGGCGCCGATCGCGGCCAGGCTCGACAACGCCACCCTGCGCGGCCTCAACGCCCAGGTGGCCGTCGATGGCCTGCCCCCCGACCGGGTCGCCGAGGGCTGGCTCAAGAAGAACGGTTTCATCGGATGA